In Amycolatopsis jiangsuensis, the following proteins share a genomic window:
- a CDS encoding MFS transporter → MTDTATMRRAVGAAAVGNITEWFDFGVYGYLATTIEAQFFPPDNHALAQLATFATFAVAFLVRPLGGLFFGPLGDRIGRTKVLAVTVILMATGTFLIGLIPSYSQIGIAAPILLVCARVLQGFSTGGEYAGAMTFIAEYSPDRKRGYFGSFLEFGTFVGYALGATVSSILPLVSSPAFMDSWGWRIPFMLALPLGITGVYLRTKLEETPAFQQLLDESGEREGAAAKHVMRDIFAKYWPAMLLAGGLVVTWNVTNYMLTAYMPTYLKDSDTMDANGGHAISSTASEWTQIAVLWAAVLVIPLLGKLSDKIGRKPILWAGAIGLVVLGIPMVLLLKSGSVFAVLIGLILMGLLLICFSATCPSTLPALFPTEVRYGSLSISFNIFVSAFAGTVSLVMSALVLATGDLNWPAYYLMAAGAIGVITLLKLKETAGKPLPGSLPSAASEAEARELAAGH, encoded by the coding sequence GTGACCGACACCGCGACGATGCGCCGGGCTGTGGGAGCGGCCGCCGTTGGGAACATCACCGAATGGTTCGACTTCGGGGTCTACGGCTACCTCGCCACCACGATCGAGGCCCAGTTCTTCCCGCCGGACAACCACGCGCTGGCCCAGCTGGCGACGTTCGCGACGTTCGCGGTCGCGTTCCTGGTGCGCCCGCTCGGCGGCCTGTTCTTCGGCCCGCTCGGCGACCGGATCGGCCGGACCAAGGTGCTGGCCGTGACGGTCATCCTGATGGCCACCGGGACGTTCCTGATCGGGTTGATCCCGTCGTACTCCCAGATCGGCATCGCGGCCCCGATCCTGCTCGTGTGCGCGCGGGTGCTGCAGGGCTTCTCCACCGGCGGCGAGTACGCCGGGGCGATGACGTTCATCGCCGAGTACAGCCCGGACCGCAAGCGCGGCTACTTCGGCAGCTTCCTGGAGTTCGGCACCTTCGTCGGCTACGCGCTGGGTGCCACGGTCTCCTCGATCCTTCCGCTGGTGTCCAGCCCGGCCTTCATGGACTCGTGGGGCTGGCGGATCCCGTTCATGCTCGCGCTGCCGCTCGGCATCACCGGTGTCTACCTGCGGACGAAGCTCGAGGAGACGCCCGCGTTCCAGCAGCTGCTCGACGAGTCCGGCGAGCGCGAGGGCGCCGCGGCGAAGCACGTCATGCGCGACATCTTCGCGAAGTACTGGCCGGCCATGCTGCTGGCCGGCGGGCTGGTCGTCACCTGGAACGTCACCAACTACATGCTCACCGCCTACATGCCGACCTACCTCAAGGACTCCGACACGATGGACGCGAACGGCGGGCACGCCATCTCGTCCACCGCGTCGGAGTGGACGCAGATCGCGGTGCTGTGGGCGGCCGTGCTGGTCATCCCGCTGCTGGGCAAGCTGAGCGACAAGATCGGACGCAAGCCGATCCTGTGGGCCGGCGCGATCGGCCTGGTCGTGCTGGGCATCCCGATGGTGCTGCTGCTCAAGAGCGGTTCGGTGTTCGCGGTGCTGATCGGCCTGATCCTGATGGGCCTGCTGCTGATCTGCTTCTCCGCGACCTGCCCGTCGACACTGCCCGCGCTGTTCCCCACCGAGGTCCGCTACGGCAGCCTGTCGATCTCGTTCAACATCTTCGTCTCCGCGTTCGCCGGCACGGTGTCGCTGGTGATGAGCGCGCTGGTCCTGGCGACCGGGGACCTGAACTGGCCGGCGTATTACCTGATGGCAGCCGGCGCGATCGGCGTGATCACGCTCCTGAAGCTCAAGGAGACCGCCGGCAAGCCGCTGCCCGGTTCGCTGCCTTCGGCAGCCAGCGAGGCGGAAGCCCGGGAGCTGGCCGCCGGCCACTGA